The sequence CATTGGCCTCGGCGATTCCGGACTCAAGCGCGCTGTAAACCGCCTGCAAGTCGTGCCCATCGGCAACCTCAATGACCTTCCAGCCGAGATGCGCCAGCGCGGCGAAACTCGGTTGCATCGAAAAACTATCATCCGTGATGCGACCGGAAAGCTTCGTGTCGTTATCGGAAAGAATGAGCACGAACGGATTCACGCGCCCTTTCGCCGCGAGGCCGGGAATGGCGGCGACGGATTCCTTGGCCTCGCCTTCCATCATCGCGCCATCGGAAATCGTGCATATAGTCACGCGCTCGTTGCCCGCCATTTTGTCGCCAATGGCCAGGCCTTGCGCTTGCGGCAAGCCGGAGCCGAGCGGGCCGTTGCTAATTAAAATTCCTTCGGGATTGATATGGCTTTCGCCGTGCCCCGTGAGTTTGCTTTCGATCCCACGAAAGCCACGCAGCGTTTCGTAGCTCATTCCGTCAAACGCATAATTCGCGCGCAACGCGTACACGCCATTTTCCGTGTGACCGGCGTCATTCACAAAATGAAACGCCTCGTGCCATTGCCGTCCCTTCGCGGCAAACATCAGCGCGTGCGTGGCCGCCATAATTTCCGCGAACGCCGCCGGACCACCCCAGTGACACGCCGCGCCGCCGACCACCGCGTGCACATTCATTAGCGCCACCGCCGCGCGAGTCGCTTTGGGATCGGCCACTGTCACCTCGGCACCCGCGCGATCTTGCACCGTCACGGAATACTTCGGCGGCTCCGATGGCGTGCTCGCCAAGCGGGACGGAATGGAAATTGGAGTCAACGCCGGCGCTTCGATCGGCTTCACGTTTGCGGATTCATCTGCTCCCATAAATAAAAAAAGTCTGTGTGGTTTGTGTGTAAAATGAAAACTGGTACGCACGGCAGGACTTGAACCTGCAACCTTTAGTTCCGGAAACTACTGCTCTATCCAATTGAGCTACGCACGCGAAGGGGTTGAGGCTAGCGCACGCGCGGGCATCCCGCAACTCTCTAATAGCCTGCCTCCTCGGCACCATCCTCTTCTTCCTCGTATTGGGGAGTAAAAACGGCGATGCCTCGAAAATACGCACTGGAGCCCGCGCCTTCCTGGCAAATGGATACGCTGACCGGCTCCATTCCGTTTTGGCCCGCGTATCGGTTGATGGCGGCAGACACGGACTCGACTGAGTCCCCCGTAAATCCAGCGGCTTCATTGCGCATCCGGAAAATTCAACTGAAAGTCAGCGCGAACTCAACTGAATATTATGAACAGGGTTTTTGACATTTCAATTTGGTTTGCAATATCAGAACCCGACGCCAAACTGGCGGCGATGAAAACCACTTCGCTTTCACGCCGCCAATTCCTCACCACCACCGCGCTGGCCTTTCCGTATGTCGCCACGCGGTCGTGGGCTAAATCACCAAATTCTACCGTACGACACGTGAGTTTCGGCGCCAACGGCATGGCCTTCGCCGATCTAAATGCAATTTCGGGTGTTTCTAATGTAGAAATGATTGCTTGTGCGGAAATCGATCCGGCAAGGCAGGATCGGTTTGCCAAAAAGTTTCCGAAAGCGAAACGCTACACCGACTGGCGGAAACTCCTGGACAAAGAAGCGAAAAATTTTGACACCGCTAATGTGTCTACCCCGGATCATATGCATGCACCCATTGCCATGGGTGCCATGCAACTGGGCAAACATGTGTATGTGCAGAAACCACTATCCCATGATGTGTTTGAAAGCCGCAAGCTGCGTGAGTATGCCGCGGCCAACAAGCTGGTGACTCAGATGGGGATTCAGGTCCATTCGAGTCAAGTTTACCGCGAGGCTGTGGAGCTCGTTCATCAAGGCGCCATTGGTAAAGTCACAGAAGTGCACACTTGGAGCAGCAAGAAATGGGGCGACACTAGTCCACGCCCCAGCCGGAAAGATAAAATACCTGCCGGGATGGATTGGGACGCATGGTGCGGAGTAGCTACCAAGAATGATTTTATCAATGGTTACTACCATCCTGGCAATTGGCGTAGGCGCCTTGATTACGGCACCGGAACCTTTGGTGATATGGGCTGCCACATCTATGATCCTATGTACGGTGCCGTCGGACTAACAGCGCCCATCAGCGTCCGCAGCGAAGGCCCGGCTCCGGTAGCCAATTCACACAGCTGGAATATTAACGCTAAAATTCACTATGTGTTCCCAGGCACCAAATATACTGAAGGTAAAACGATAAACGTTACCTGGTACGACGGTGATCAACGACCGGATGCTAATGTACAAAAGAGGATCGGCCGTGGGTTACCCGGGCAAGGATCCGTTCTCTTTGGCACAAAGGGACACATGATTATCCCCCATGTCGGCAAAGCCATTCTTTTACCCGAAGACAAATATAAGGATTACAAACGTCCTGAAATAGGCGCAGTCAATCACTGGGAATCGTTCATCTACGCATCACGCGGAGAAGGTAAGACCTCGGCGAATTTTGACTACTCTGGACCGATGACTGAAGCAATTCTGCTCGGAGGCATCGCTACGCGCTATCCGAAAGAAGAGCTACGCTGGGACGCTGATAAACTAACTTTCAGCAATAACAGCATTGCCACGGCTCTTGTTAAACGAGAATACCGCAAGGGATGGGAAGTGGAAGGGCTTTAACCCCGCCAATTTTCCAACACTTTAAACGCACGCCCCAAGTGCTCCGGATGCACGAGGGTTTGGAATTGGCGTATGCGTTCGGGTGTCCACTCGGGAAAACAATCCTGATTTTGCAGCGTTTTCTCGAAGATGCTAACAAGCCATTGGGCTTGAGTTGAAACAATCCGCTCATGAACACCAGCGGCCTCGGCGGCAAACCCCAGTGCGGCCAGGTTCACCGAGGCGGTGAGATCTTGTTCACCCACATTGGCCAGCAGATTGTCGGTTTGGCGCTGACCGTGATAGGCACGCAAAGTTCCGTGAGGACGCGGGGGCGCAAAAAACTCTTCCTCCTCTAAAAAATAATCAATCGCCACCGCACGGCCTTTGCGCAGGGAAGTACACACTTCATTCCAAAAAGGCGTGAGCGTGGGGACTTGAACCATGCCGGTGCCATCAGGCAACCCGCCCCCAACATTCCAACTGTCTTTGACGGCATCCATCCGGTGCCATTCGAATTGGCCCCCGCTTTCCCCTACACCGCATTCAAACCAACTTTTTGTTTCAGAATCCCACTCAAGTTTTTGCGCCGGAAATGCATCGAGCAATTCGTTGCAAAAAAACACGCCATGAATGGCTGGTGGCATTTCTTTTCTCCACTGGATTTTCCCTTCGTGAGAGGCAAGCATTTCACTTTGCCACTCCTGGCGAACACGCGAGGGCTCCAGTAAAACGAACGTCATACGTTCGTAAATTCCTGGATGCCAAACGCGAAAGGTTTCAAGAATATCATTAGCCAACCGTCCATCATGCGCGCCGGCTTCGACCAATTGTATGGGGCCTTCCAACTCCGCAAGCCATTCGGAGAATTGAAATGCCAGCAATTCACCAAACACGGACCCCACGCTGACGCTGGTAAAAAAATCACCGCGCCGGCCGACCTTGTGTTGTTTTTCGTAGTAACCCAAGCCCGGCTCATACAGTGCCAGCTCCATAAAACGTCTAAACGGAATTCCGCCTTTTTGGGCAATTTCGTTGTGAATCCGTTGTTCAAGTTCGTTCATTGCTTGCGATGCGTCGCGCGTTGTTTTACAAACGCCGCCACATCCTGACCCTATGTCACCTGCTGCATCAACTCGTAAACGCCTCGACCAAGCTTTGTTCGACAACGGACAAACTGAAAGCCGTGAAAAAGCCAAACGCCTTATTATGGCCGGCAAGGTTCGCATCAACGATCAGTTAGCGCGCAAGCCCAGCGATTCGGTGTTACCGGAGGACACGCTAAAAATCGAGGAGCCGGAAAAATACGTGAGCCGCGGCGGGTTTAAATTGGAAAAGGCACTGAAGGATTTCTCCATCAAAGTGAAGGACGCCATTGCAGTCGATCTCGGCGCGTCCACCGGCGGCTTCACGGACTGTCTATTGCAAGCGGGCGCCAGGCGCGTGTACGCGGTGGACGTGGGCAAGGGCCAACTCGCGTGGCATTTGCGGCGCGATCACCGCGTGATCGTGATGGAAAAAACCAACGCCCGCCATCTCGATCGCAACGCATTGCCTAAAAATTTTGAGCGCGCGGATGTGATCACCATCGATTGCTCATTTATCTCACTGCGCAAAATCATCCCCGCCGCCGTTGCTTTATTACGTGGAGGAGGTACACTGATTGCGCTGATCAAGCCGCAGTTCGAAGCCGCCAAAATCGAAGTAGACAAAGGTGCCGGCGTCATCAAAGACCCCGCCATCCACGCGCGCGTGATACATGAATTGAAAGCATTTGTGGAAGAACACGGCGGATTAGTGTGGCGTGGCGACACGGAATCGCCCCTCACCGGCCCCAAAGGCAACAAAGAATTTCTGGCTTGGATTGAAAAAAAATAAATCCATCAAGACCGTTGGCCTCATCGCCAACCCGAAACACGCCACCGAAACAGGCTTGGCGCGCGAAGCCGCCAATCTCATCACCGGTGCCGGTCGCAAGCTGATGGTGGATCAAACCACCGTGACCGCCACCGGCGTGGACGGCATCACGCTGCCAAACCTTATCGAGCTGGCTCGCCTGTGCGACCTCATGGTGGTAGTGGGCGGCGACGGCACCGTGCTGCATGTGGCGCGCAAAACCGCTGGATGCAACACCCCCATCCTCGGCGTCAACTCCGGACGACTCGGATTCCTCACATCCGCTTCCGAAGAAACTCTGGAAGAAGGGCTCGGGAGCTTATGGAGCGGCAAATACATCGTTGATCCACTGCCCCTCATCGAAGCCGCTGGCGAACACAACGGCAATAAATATAAAGCACTCGCGTTAAACGACATCCTCATCAGCCGCGGCGCCAATCCGCGCCTTGTGGAGCTCGAAGTGGCCATGGACGGCGAGGCGCTCACACACTACCGCTGCGATGGTTTGATCGTCGCCACCCCGGCCGGTTCCACGGCCTATTCGCTGGCGGCCGGCGGAGCAGTAGTCACGCCGCGCGCGGAGGTGCTCACGCTCAACCCCATTTGTCCGCAGGCACTTTCCAATCGTCCGCTCATCATCAGTTTTGCCTCCACGATTGAAGTTAAAATTTTGAAGCATCGCGCCGAAACTTATCTTTCCGCCGATGGCCAAATGCAAACCGAACTGGCTACGGGCGATTGCATTCGCATCCGGCGCAGTCGACAAAAGGCGCGCCTCGTGCGGCTGGAAGGCCATTCATTTTTCGAGACACTGCGCCACAAACTCAACTGGACCGGTTCCCACGCCTAATGGTGCGCCTCAAAGACATCGCGGCCAGCGCGGGCGTTTCGGTGATGACTGTCTCCAAAGCCCTGCGCGACGAGCCGGATATTTCTGCCAAAACCAAGTCGCGCATTAAAACGCTCGCCGCCGAAGTTGGCTATGTGCCCAATCATTCCGCACGCGGATTACGCACGCGCAAGACGCATCAGTTTGGCCTCGTCATTTCCTCGCTCACCAATCCCGTTTACACACGCACCTTTATGGCCATCGAGGAACAAGCGCACGAGCTGGGCTACGAAATTATCCTCGCCCAAACGCTGAATAATCCTGAACGCGAAGCCGCGTGCATCCGGCGATTGCTCGCTCGTCAGGTCGATGGACTTTTCATCCGGCCCGTGTATCGCGCTGATCCTGCCGCTGCGATTTATGATGAACTCAAGCAACGCGGCACCCCCACCGTCATCCTCGGCCATCGCGCTTTGTTTTGCAGTGATTTTCCGAATGTGGAAACCGATGACCTCGCCGCTACCGAAGCCGCCACCCAACATTTGCTCGAACTGGGCCATCGCCGCATCGCGTGCTTTGCTGGGCCCACGTTTGCTCCGTGGGCGCAGGAACGTTTTGAGGGCTATCGACGCGCGTTGATGGGGCAACAAATCGAGGCGGACGAAAAACTTATCTTCCATTCCGGCTCCACTATCGAAGAAGGCAAAGCCGCCGCGTTGCAGTTAATTAATGAACGCCCCGGCGCCACCGCCATCCTCGCCGCCAACGACCTCGTCGCCATCGGCGCGGCCACCACGCTGCTCGATCAAGGCGTGAAAATCCCCGAAGACATTTCCGTGGTCGGCTTCGGCAACACCCTCACTGCCGAATATTTCCGCGTACCGTTGACCACCGTCAGTCAACCCAAATATCGCCGGGGCATTTCCGCAATGGAATCAATGACCACCCTCCTCGCCGGCGAAACCGTGGGCACCAAACGATTAGCCGCCGAATTAGTCATCCGCAAAAGCACCGCCGCCCCCCTGTAGCCTGGACCACCGATCCGGGCTACATAAGCCATCGCATTGCTTTGTTTTTCTAGCTTCCATCTTCACCCCACCCCTCTCCCAGGAAGGCTAAGATGATAAAAAATTGACCTCAAAAAATCATGCGAGTCCGAAGCCACCCCGTTTCAATCGAGTCGCGCATTTCAAAACAATCACAACCTCAGCGGAAGAGGCTTGGGGTGAAAGAGAAAAGCACCAAAGACTTACCGCGCCGCAAACCGCTCGACGTATTTGCCGAGCATATCGGCTTCGAGGTTTACTGCGTCGCCCACGGCGCGTTCGCTTAATGCGGTGGACTCAAACGTGTGCGGGATAATCCAAATTGTGAAACTTTCTTTCTCAACCGCGGCCACGGTGAGACTGATGCCGTCCACGGCGATGGAGCCTTTGTGAATGACGTAGCGCATCACGTCATCGGGCGCGGCGATTTGGAGTTGATGGTCGTCGCCGGTTTTTTCCCACGTAATTATTTTCCCCATCCCATCAATGTGGCCGGTGACAAAATGGCCACCCAAACGCCCACCCGCTTCGAGGCTGCGCTCGAGATTCACCAACGAACCCGCGCGGCAATGTTGGAGGTTGGTGAGGTTCCAAGTTTCGTTGAGCAAATCAAACTGCGCGGTCTTGGCGCGGCCTTTGGGGATGAGCTCGGCTACGGTGAGGCAACAGCCATTGACCGCGAGGCTGTCGCCCACCTTAAGCCCGCCGCCGGTTTTGCGGAGGGTCAGCGTGAGCCGAATGGATTTGTCGGTCGGCTGGATGGATTCCACCGTGCCGGTTTCTTCGATAATGCCCGTAAACATTGCGCCGCACTCAATCGCTCACCACGCGCGCCGTCAACAACAAATCCGGCCCGAGCCGCCGCCATTGCACGTTTGTAAGCTTGGGAGCTTGTTTCAAATTCGCCGCGCCTTTGCCGCCCACGGCGGGTCGCGCGTGTTTTCCGCCCAACACTTTGGGTGCATAAAAAAACGCCACGCGCTGCGCCAGTTTGTTTTCAATGAAAGAGGCGTTCACTTCGCCGCCACCTTCGACGAGTAATTGCGTGACCTCCTCACGCCCCAGCCGCTTGAGCAACCAACGCAAATCCACGCGCCCTTTGCGCGCGGGCGCCTCAATGACATCCACCCGTTTCCGCAATGCCTCCACCCGCCGCGCAGGTGCGCCTTTCGCAACCACCACCGTGGTGAGCGCGGCGTGTTCGTCGGCCACCACATTAGCCGTCACTGGCGTCCGTGCTTTGGAATCCAAAATAATTCGACGCAGTGAATTCTTCGCACCGCGCACAGTAAGGCTGGGGTCATCGGCAAGCACAGTCTCGATGCCGACAAGAATCGCATCCGCGCCTTTGCGCAAATGCATTGCCTCACGTCGCGCGGCTTCACTGGTGATCCATTTGGACTCGCCGTGCTCCGTGGCGATTTTTCCATCGAGCGTCATCGCAGCTTTCACGGTGACCAGCGGAGTGCCTTTTACAATCCAATGATTGAACGCGGCATTCAATTCCGTTGCTTCATCGGCTAAAATATTTTTAACGACCTCAATCCCCGCGCGCCGCAACACGCGAAAGGCACGTCCGGAATGAGCGGGGTTCGGATCCTTGGCCGCCACCACCACACGCGCGATGCCCGCCTCGATGATGGCCTCCGTGCAAGGCGGCGTTTTACCGGTGGTACTGCAGGGCTCAAGCGTGACGTACAGCGTCGAGCCTTTCACATTGTAATCGTGCTTGCGCGCGTTATTGAGCGCGGCAATTTCCGCGTGTGGGCCTCCCGCGCGGCGATGCCAACCTTTGCCAATCACCACGCTGCCTTTCACCAATATCGCGCCGACCATCGGATTGGGCGAAGTGAGGGCATAACCCTTGCGCGCTAAGGCGAGCGCCTCGCGCATACGAATCTCATCGGGGTTTTGCACGGCGAAAGCCTACTCCGCAAAGAGCGCTTCGGCAAACTGTGAGGCGACGAAGGGCTGCAAATCATCCGCCTGTTCACCGAGCCCAATGAATTTGATGGGCAAATCCAGCTCCTGATGAATCGCCACCACCATGCCCCCTTTACTGGTGCCATCAAGTTTGGTGATCACGAGGCCGGTGAGCGGAACTGTCTTATTGAATTCACGCGCTTGCGTAAGCGCGTTCATCCCGGTGGAGGCATCAAGAACAAGCAGCACCTCGTGGGGCGCGCCCTCGGCTTGACGACCGATCACGCGGTGCAATTTCTCCAGCTCCTGCATTAGATTGCTTTTGGTGTGCAGCCGACCGGCGGTGTCGATGAAAAGGTAATCCGCCTTGCGTGATTGTGCGGCACTGAGGGCATCGTGCCCCACCGCAGCGGGATCCGCACCGTAGCTGCCGGCAATGACCGGCACATCCAATCGTCCGCCCCATTCCTTGAGTTGCTCCACTGCGGCGGCGCGAAAGGTATCACACGCAGCAAGCACAGCCGTGCCGCCGTGGGTTTGCACGCGATGCGCGAGCTTGGCGGCGGTGGTCGTTTTGCCTGCACCATTAACGCCAACCATCGATACGACGGTGAGCCCACCGGGATGGTAATTTAGCCCCGGGGGTTCACCATTGAATGTAGAGATCACTTCGCGCCGTGCGACCGTCAGAACGTCGAGTCCATCTTTGCCCTGAGATTCGTAATTGGCTTTGACTGCCGTGAGAATGCGTTGAGTCATTGGCAGGCCGAGGTCGGCGCTGATGAGCGTGTGCTCAATTTCCTCAAGGGTATCCTCATCGAGCTTGGGCGAGCGCGAAACGATGCGGTGAATCTCGTGCGACAGCTTTGCCTGCGTGCGTTGAAGGCCCGCCTTAAATTTATCGAACAACCCCATTTACGCGGCCACGGCTGATTTCATTTTTGCGATAAAACTTACCGGCACTTTCACCGCGCCAATGAGCGGTTTGCCTTTATTTTCGCCGTGGCAATCGGAGCCGCCGGTGACGAGCAAACTATACTGCTCGGCGAGCATCAAATAATGCTCCGTCATCGGCGTGCTGTGGCGTGTGTAGAGGCATTCGAGTCCGTCCATTCCCAATTCCACCAAGGGCGGAATGACCTCGTCGCGATGATACAACCCCGGATGCGCGAGCACCGCCAGGCCATCAGCATCGTGAATCAGTTGAATGGCCTCCGCCGCGCTTAGCTTCGCCTTGGTGACCCAAGCGGGCTTGCCTTTTTTGAGCCATTTATTAAACGCTTCATCGAGGTTTCGGCAATGCCCCGCCTCAACCAACGCGCGGCCAATGTGCGGACGCCCCGGCGCATCGCAATCAGCTATGCGCATTACGTCTTCGGCAGTGATTGCGATGCCGAGCCCGTTGAGTTTGGCGACCATTTCGTGAATGCGATGGCGGCGTACTTCCTGATATTTGGCCAGCTCACTGAGCAGACGCGGGTTTTCGAGGTCCAGAAAATAACCGAGCAGATGCAGCTCAAAGCCATCCAGCTCCACGGTAAATTCGCAGCCGGAAACAAACTCGATGTCGAGCTCCGCGCACGCGGCACCCATCCGGGCGCAGCCATCGATGGTATCGTGATCGGTGAGTGACATCACCGAAAGCCCAACGCGTTTGCCGTGGCCGGCGAGTTCCTCGGGCGTGTACGTGCCGTCAGAAAAATTTGTGTGGAGGTGGAGGTCGGCGTACATCAACGCGCCTCCGTGGCCTCGCGCGCGGGGCGATTCAAACGCGATTTGATGTTGTCAAGAATGCCATTCACGAATTTTCCGCTTTCCTCGGTAGAAAATTTCTTTGCGAGATCGACCGCTTCGTTGATGCTCACCACTGGCGGAATGTCATCGCGATGGAGCATTTCGTAAATGGCGAGCCGCAGGATGTTGCGATCCACGCCGGCCATGCGATCGAGATCCCAATTGGCGGCGTTTTGAGTGAGCTCGGCATCAAGCGCATCGCGGTGCTCGAGCACGCCCCGCACGAGTGGCTCGGCAAATTGCTGGATGGCGACGTCGTCCGTGGTCGGCGGCGGCAATTCCTTTTCCTTGCCCCAATTGGTTTTGCCCTCCTGCACCTCGGCCACCGCCGGACGATGATGCATCCAAAAATGCTCCAACGCCGAAACCAAATCCTCTGGAGGATTCAGTTCGTGCTGAAACAAAAATTGAACCGCGCGCTCACGCGCGTGACGTCGGGTGCCCATAGCGATAGCTTACGGGAGAAGCATTTCGAGCAAAAGCAAATTCGGAATGGCTAATACCGGGGCACGTTCGGATCAATCTCATCCGCCCACGCGTTGATGCCGCCGGCGACGCTTTTGCAGTATTTGAAGCCTTGTTGCTTGAGGAAATCCACCGCTTTCAATGAACGCGCGCCCATTTTGCAGTGGAGATAAATCGTTTGGTTCGGATCCAGCTCGGTGAACCGTTGCGGTAATTCGCTGAGCGGAATCATCGGCACGCCGTCGACCTTGGCAATCTCCGCCTCGTCGTGTTCACGCACGTCTACCACCGCAATGTCATTGCCCGCGAGTGCTTCTTTCATTTGCTGCACGGTGACTTCGTCGGGGTGCTGTTGCGGATCTTCCGGCTCGAGGCCGATGCCGCAGAACTCTTCGTAATCAACCAACTCCGTGATGGTCGGGTTGTCGCCACAGATGGGACACTTAGGATCACGCCGCAATTTCAGCTCACGGAATTTCATATCCAGCGCATTGAAGAGCATCAATCGATTCACCAATGGCGAGCCTTTACCGAGGGCAAGTTTCAGAATTTCCGTCGCCTGAATGCAGCCGACGATGCCGGGTAACACGCCCAACACGCCGCCTTCCGCACAGCTCGGCACCATTCCCGGCGGTGGCGGTTCGGGGTACAGGCAGCGATAGCATGGGCCACCCAGTTCTGGCGCGAACACGCTGGCTTGGCCTTCGAAACGAAAAATGGAGCCATACACGTTTGGCTTTTTCAAAAGCACACACGCGTCGTTGGTCAGATAGCGAGTGGGAAAATTATCCGTACCGTCCACCACAATGTCGTAAGGCGCCATGATTTCCATCACGTTATCCGCGCTCAATCGCGTTTCGTGCACCACCACTTCCACCTCGGGATTGATGGAGTTGATGGTCTCTTTACCCGACTCCACTTTGGGTCGACCCACATCGGCCGTGCCGTGGGCGATCTGTCGTTGCAGATTTGAAAAATCCACCACATCAAAATCCACGATGCCAATTTTGCCGATGCCCGCCGCCGCGAGATACATCGAGATGGGCGACCCCAACCCGCCCGTGCCAATGCACAGCACGCTGGTGGCCTTCAGTTTCTTTTGCCCCGCCATGCCCACCTCAGGCAAAATCAGGTGCCGCGAATAGCGGCTAATCTCTTCGTTGCTCAGTTCCACGCTCATTACAAAAATAAATATGGACAGCCACACAGCTGTCCGGAAACAATAAATGCGCCTCAAGTGAGACGCCAAGTCAATCCGAAAACCGCCGCTGACACATTACGCCGTGCCAGCAAACTCCGCGCGCGTCTGGCTATTGTGCTCGGCAGCGGCTTCCAATCCGTCGCCCAAGCGATGACCGTCGCTCGCGCCGTGCCCTACGCCAAACTCGCCGGATTTCCCAAACCCACCGTCGCCGGTCACACTGGCAAAGCCATCATCGGCACGCTCGGTGGCACGGAAATCGTGGTGCTCAGCGGACGCGCACATTATTACGAAGGTCACTCGCTAGAAACCGTCACGTTCCCAATTCGCGTCTTGGCCGAGTACGGCATCGAAAACATTTTACTTACCAACGCCGCCGGGGGTATCAACAAAAAATTCAACCCCGGTGAATTGATGCTGCTCACCGACCACCTCAATTTCATTGGCGACAACCCCCTGCGCGGAGCCCTCACCAAAGGTCGCGAGCGTTTTATTGACCTCACCCAAACCTACGATCCCGCCCTCAACACATCCATCCAAGCCGCCGCGCGCAAAACCAAAACCAAACTCCATCGCGGTGTCTACTGCGCCCTCAGCGGCCCCAGTTACGAAACCCCCGCCGAGATTCGCGCCCTTGCAAAGCTCGGTGCCGACGCCGTGGGAATGAGCACCGTGCCCGAAGCCATCGTCGCCCGCCAATGCGGCCTGAGCGTCGCCGCCCTTTCCTGCATCACCAACCCCGCCGCCGGCATCAGCAAAACTCCACTGTCGCACGCGGAAGTTTTGGGGATTGGCGAACAAGCCAGCACGCAAGCGGTGAAATTGATCACTGAATTTTCTGCCGGCAAGATGCCCGCAACACATTGACGCCATGCCCCACACCAAACTCATCCAAGCCGCACTCGCTGCCCGCAAACAATCCGTCGCGCCCTATTCCAAATTCAACGTTGGCGCGGCATTGCTTACCGCGAGCGGGGAAATCGTCAGCGGCGCAAACGTCGAAAGCGCCAGCTACGGCCTCAGCTGCTGCGCCGAACGCGTTGCCCTTTTCAAAGCACTCACCGATGGCGACGACCACCGCGATTTCACCACCATCGCCATCGCCTCCCCCGGCGGGGCAGCTCCTTGCGGTGCGTGCCGCCAACTCCTTGCGGAATATGCGGGACAAGCCGAAGTGATTCTCATCAACAGCGAATCGCCGAACACACCCTCAGTCACTCCAATGGCAGACTTACTCCCCAACGCCTTTACCGGCGATGACTTTCCTAAAACCTAAACTTTTTTCAAATTCTTCGGGTTCAGGGGCAATAAATCTTTTGGCAAAAACAAGCCGTCTTTGCGGATGAGTTCGCCATCGAACCAGACTTCGCCACCGCCCCATTCTTTGCGTTGGATGAGAACCATATCCCAATGGACGGCGGAGCGATTTCCGTTATCGCAATCCTCGTAGGCTTGGCCGGGGGTGAAGTGCAGCGAGCCGGCGATTTTTTCGTCGAACAAAATATCGCACATCGGGTTCATCACGAAGGGATTGAGCCCGAGCG comes from Limisphaerales bacterium and encodes:
- the ftsY gene encoding signal recognition particle-docking protein FtsY: MGLFDKFKAGLQRTQAKLSHEIHRIVSRSPKLDEDTLEEIEHTLISADLGLPMTQRILTAVKANYESQGKDGLDVLTVARREVISTFNGEPPGLNYHPGGLTVVSMVGVNGAGKTTTAAKLAHRVQTHGGTAVLAACDTFRAAAVEQLKEWGGRLDVPVIAGSYGADPAAVGHDALSAAQSRKADYLFIDTAGRLHTKSNLMQELEKLHRVIGRQAEGAPHEVLLVLDASTGMNALTQAREFNKTVPLTGLVITKLDGTSKGGMVVAIHQELDLPIKFIGLGEQADDLQPFVASQFAEALFAE
- a CDS encoding PHP domain-containing protein; translated protein: MYADLHLHTNFSDGTYTPEELAGHGKRVGLSVMSLTDHDTIDGCARMGAACAELDIEFVSGCEFTVELDGFELHLLGYFLDLENPRLLSELAKYQEVRRHRIHEMVAKLNGLGIAITAEDVMRIADCDAPGRPHIGRALVEAGHCRNLDEAFNKWLKKGKPAWVTKAKLSAAEAIQLIHDADGLAVLAHPGLYHRDEVIPPLVELGMDGLECLYTRHSTPMTEHYLMLAEQYSLLVTGGSDCHGENKGKPLIGAVKVPVSFIAKMKSAVAA
- the nusB gene encoding transcription antitermination factor NusB, yielding MGTRRHARERAVQFLFQHELNPPEDLVSALEHFWMHHRPAVAEVQEGKTNWGKEKELPPPTTDDVAIQQFAEPLVRGVLEHRDALDAELTQNAANWDLDRMAGVDRNILRLAIYEMLHRDDIPPVVSINEAVDLAKKFSTEESGKFVNGILDNIKSRLNRPAREATEAR
- the moeB gene encoding molybdopterin-synthase adenylyltransferase MoeB, translated to MSVELSNEEISRYSRHLILPEVGMAGQKKLKATSVLCIGTGGLGSPISMYLAAAGIGKIGIVDFDVVDFSNLQRQIAHGTADVGRPKVESGKETINSINPEVEVVVHETRLSADNVMEIMAPYDIVVDGTDNFPTRYLTNDACVLLKKPNVYGSIFRFEGQASVFAPELGGPCYRCLYPEPPPPGMVPSCAEGGVLGVLPGIVGCIQATEILKLALGKGSPLVNRLMLFNALDMKFRELKLRRDPKCPICGDNPTITELVDYEEFCGIGLEPEDPQQHPDEVTVQQMKEALAGNDIAVVDVREHDEAEIAKVDGVPMIPLSELPQRFTELDPNQTIYLHCKMGARSLKAVDFLKQQGFKYCKSVAGGINAWADEIDPNVPRY
- a CDS encoding purine-nucleoside phosphorylase, giving the protein MRRQVNPKTAADTLRRASKLRARLAIVLGSGFQSVAQAMTVARAVPYAKLAGFPKPTVAGHTGKAIIGTLGGTEIVVLSGRAHYYEGHSLETVTFPIRVLAEYGIENILLTNAAGGINKKFNPGELMLLTDHLNFIGDNPLRGALTKGRERFIDLTQTYDPALNTSIQAAARKTKTKLHRGVYCALSGPSYETPAEIRALAKLGADAVGMSTVPEAIVARQCGLSVAALSCITNPAAGISKTPLSHAEVLGIGEQASTQAVKLITEFSAGKMPATH
- the cdd gene encoding cytidine deaminase; this encodes MPHTKLIQAALAARKQSVAPYSKFNVGAALLTASGEIVSGANVESASYGLSCCAERVALFKALTDGDDHRDFTTIAIASPGGAAPCGACRQLLAEYAGQAEVILINSESPNTPSVTPMADLLPNAFTGDDFPKT